The following are from one region of the Poecilia reticulata strain Guanapo linkage group LG7, Guppy_female_1.0+MT, whole genome shotgun sequence genome:
- the wnk3 gene encoding serine/threonine-protein kinase WNK3 isoform X4, translated as MATDPGEPTGTEDSSEKADGKKEEEDKQREVRRDQQRERTPNTFLGLPSSQAQMDTEKGGDDRGGGNGEAAFQKLGETPVLVPMPSVPVDTGQKRQRREKRFFRKSVEICDADDEVGMPPDAPHSAPHLELHSTDSVFDSAQQQEAASSCVALGHDPSQSHEPGKDVPPSAPTLSVRERDREQEEEAEMKAVATSPGGRFLKFDIELGRGAFKTVYKGLDTETWVEVAWCELQDRKLTKAEQQRFKEEAEMLKGLQHPNIVRFYDSWESVLRGKKCIVLVTELMTSGTLKTYLKRFKVMKPKVLRSWCRQILKGLHFLHTRTPPIVHRDLKCDNIFITGPTGSVKIGDLGLATLMRTSFAKSVIGTPEFMAPEMYEEHYDESVDVYAFGMCMLEMATSEYPYSECQNAAQIYRKVTSGIKPASFDKVNDPEIKEIIEGCIRQNKSQRLSIRDLLNHAFFAEDTGVRVELAEEDNGAQDCLALRIWVEDPKKLKGKHKDNEAIEFTYDLENDIAEEVALEMVKSGFFHESDAKVVGKSIRDRVNLIKKSRERRQQQLTHQGFDDRRDSTVTSYVFSYPSCPSSLMVGAAGQTGGGESGAGGVVQESEELPEVDQHVMQQHILGATTLSLPEIESVGSASCESYASGQSLALSLQGETYSHSQITPQPLLSITGASAETQILCTDETGSVPNMPLVQGVSMSNVCTPKTEGESLGQTFLQPSPVVPQVSPSVPQQYLQDGPYLASAECHSSTGSVNGEDIQHNLGNGKSEKSKSQKKASSQKPEKGSHQFQLSMLQVSGKGDNLVECQLETHSNKMVTFKFDIEGDAPEDIADYMVEEDFVLDLEKGKFVEELKSIVKKAQEFLQTHTQTGSTDQLQVSTPSTSVVESVPQSSPVGRWRFFINQTIRHRDSLSSQGAVTPPPTAETKIPQSPQKDEEKYASQTLESFIEKVSSPHNTLSSASSPASAVTGSASVADTVAFETISGQASALVTTPSVDQIPSSLSTTAKPTPANIPTLNATPALMSSPTNTIVSGNLIPAVTSVCSTLGQSLEDASRLSAVEKSSTSFHSTPVAAVSQLPIEEQQTFSQMATTVPLQSQLQLQPASQQQATTQSQLLALQLEQQIQQLTPKQQLSQCHENPDQSLLQQEQPLLQEPQLLQRHTAVQQQLPETLVLPQSIQRELLQPSAQSLQILQPLQQTQPPQQQPLQYAGQMIQESLFQQLPQQVLTPQALIVSQQQEPQHQQVVLQQMMQQKQMLQPQLQQQQHQLFVSVAAQGQMLPTSTSQQFLQQQAQLNVTPLPQHQISQPSQVPAEPVQPQTLLQPSEQQHDGTKTTDSSQKQLQFASQTQSSLQMSESEVSTGETEDTGSFSAPLHPSSDSSLPPLHLASAEPHLPSLSLTMTPSPGQPSSVAESDSEGPPKIEFVDNRIKTLDEKLRNLLYQEYSSGGMLPGAASIPTSAASMSVGGDESSEPQSLQRLSFRSPATSSDTSPHTPSSTTSSTTPRSSSTSPDPERGRGEYEALSEVGNLVLSEPVEQQPIPSVPSASASSTKPISFRAPSKDGTAGSQHLLVSGEPTVPAVHPHSDTSAVGDSSWPFSQQPISLQHGQQQHNAGGGYFGLNLTCPSIRNPVSKKSWTRKFKNWACKLRHSASLFKKPRVPQEGYLCSEALEDDKKETPLSSPQLCKGRFQVNPVPQTSPPKDLPSGQSSTHRKVGRFSVTQTVTKKEDRQTDSSPVSRDLGRDRRKTQAKEWDKEDCKITPLKGHPSRGFGHSHSPLGSTDDDDESELEDEGLRRELQKLREKHIREVVFLQAQQNRELQELYRQLRSLKDQRQSLPASLCRTPPLPAALPVVSPRRSRMAKAKLRSRPHSHMDNNGVPHSGIQQSSSFSGGEQGRLRSAVPDRKDHSPSRKSTFTDELHKLVDNFTKEAVGPAPIKPSLNQIKQIQQVQGGWSQSAEVGRPGWFPAAQLNPQAPLASSPYTGGGTLTTLSSPAPPPQQSHMCQVPQMHQSLHLHQPPPLQQMTYQQSPMCQQMPQPRMQTSIQSQVQPTILLPQPTPQSQPLLPSQIQIPVSTATSLLHGGGPAVPTDSTAVIGGVFCSCSSPSSTCSSSCSTAALPSSAKIHPTSPTSTLPLGQK; from the exons ATGGCTACAGACCCAGGAGAGCCCACAGGCACTGAGGACTCATCTGAGAAAGCTGATggaaagaaggaggaggaggacaagcAGCGGGAGGTCAGGAGAGACCAACAGAGGGAGAGGACACCTAACACCTTTTTGGGCCTCCCCTCCTCCCAGGCTCAAATGGACACAGAGAAAGGAGGAGAcgacagaggaggaggaaacggaGAAGCTGCCTTTCAGAAGCTTGGAGAGACTCCGGTTCTAGTCCCTATGCCTTCAGTTCCTGTCGATACTGGCCAAAAACGGCAGAGACGGGAAAAGCGCTTCTTCAGAAAGAGTGTGGAGATCTGTGATGCGGATGATGAGGTAGGCATGCCTCCTGACGCTCCCCACAGTGCCCCCCACCTGGAGCTGCACTCCACAGATTCAGTCTTTGACAGTGCACAGCAGCAAGAGGCTGCTTCTTCCTGTGTAGCCTTGGGGCACGACCCCTCTCAGAGCCATGAACCTGGAAAAGATGTTCCTCCATCTGCACCCACACTGAGTGTGAGAGAGAGGGACCGTGaacaggaggaggaagcagagaTGAAGGCAGTAGCCACTTCCCCTGGCGGAAGGTTTCTTAAGTTTGACATTGAACTGGGTAGAGGAGCCTTCAAGACTGTGTACAAAGGCCTTGACACGGAGACCTGGGTGGAAGTAGCGTGGTGTGAACTACAG GACCGTAAGCTGACCAAGGCGGAGCAGCAACGCTTcaaggaggaggcagagatgTTGAAGGGTCTTCAACACCCCAACATAGTCCGCTTTTATGATTCCTGGGAATCTGTGCTGCGTGGAAAGAAGTGCATTGTACTGGTCACTGAGCTAATGACATCAGGAACACTTAAAAC CTACCTTAAGCGCTTCAAGGTGATGAAACCCAAAGTCCTGAGAAGTTGGTGCAGACAAATCCTGAAGGGCCTTCACTTCCTCCACACCAGGACTCCACCGATTGTGCACCGGGACCTCAAGTGTGACAACATTTTCATAACAGGCCCCACAGGGTCAGTTAAGATAGGTGACCTGGGACTGGCCACTCTTATGAGGACCTCCTTTGCAAAAAGTGTCATAG GAACCCCAGAATTCATGGCTCCAGAGATGTATGAGGAGCACTATGATGAATCAGTGGACGTCTATGCCTTTGGGATGTGTATGCTGGAGATGGCTACTTCAGAATACCCCTATTCTGAATGCCAAAATGCTGCTCAGATCTATCGCAAAGTCACAAGT GGTATAAAACCAGCCAGCTTTGATAAAGTCAATGACCCAGAAATCAAGGAAATCATTGAAGGCTGCATTCGTCAGAACAAAAGCCAGAG ACTCTCTATCAGAGACCTCCTGAATCATGCGTTCTTTGCAGAGGATACAGGAGTAAGAGTGGAGCTGGCAGAAGAGGACAACGGCGCCCAGGATTGCCTGGCTCTCCGAATTTGGGTAGAAGACCCAAAGAAGTTGAAGGGGAAACACAAGGACAATGAGGCCATTGAGTTCACCTATGACCTGGAGAATGACATTGCTGAGGAAGTAGCTTTGGAAATG GTGAAGTCAGGCTTCTTTCATGAGAGCGATGCGAAGGTGGTGGGAAAATCCATCCGTGATCGAGTGAATCTGATCAAAAAGTCAAGAGAGCGtcggcagcagcagcttactCATCAAGGCTTTGATGACAGAAGGGATTCTACCGTCACctcttatgttttttcttaccCTTCATGCCCATCCTCACTAATGGTTGGGGCAGCTGGACAAACAGGAGGTGGTGAAAGTGGAGCTGGAGGAGTGGTTCAGGAGTCTGAGGAGCTGCCTGAAGTTGACCAGCATGTCATGCAACAGCATATCCTCGGTGCAACAACCCTTAGCTTGCCAG aaATTGAAAGTGTTGGGTCTGCCAGCTGTGAGTCATATGCAAGTGGACAGAGCTTGGCACTCTCTCTGCAGGGGGAAACTTATTCCCACTCCCAGATAACTCCTCAACCATTGCTATCT ATCACTGGTGCATCGGCTGAAACTCAAATTCTCTGCACTGACGAGACTGGGAGTGTTCCAAATATGCCTCTTGTTCAGGGCGTTAGTATGTCTAACGTGTGCACTCCCAAGACTGAAGGGGAATCTCTTGGCCAGACATTTCTTCAACCCAGTCCTGTTGTTCCACAGGTATCTCCGAGTGTACCGCAACAATATCTTCAG GATGGGCCATACCTGGCAAGTGCAGAATGTCATTCTTCAACAGG GTCTGTGAATGGAGAAGACATTCAGCACAATTTGGGAAATGGAAAATCTGAGAAGTCAAAATCTCAGAAAAAGGCTTCCTCTCAGAAACCTGAGAAAGGTTCACATCAGTTTCAATTGAGCATGCTCCAG GTGTCTGGGAAAGGAGACAATTTGGTAGAGTGTCAATTAGAGACTCATAGTAACAAAATGGTGACATTCAAATTTGATATTGAAGGAGATGCTCCTGAAGATATTGCAGATTACATG GTAGAGGAAGACTTTGTCCTAGATTTAGAGAAAGGGAAATTTGTGGAGGAGCTTAAATCGATTGTGAAGAAAGCCCAAGAATTTCTTCAGACACATACACAG ACTGGATCAACTGACCAGTTGCAAGTGAGCACTCCTTCCACCTCTG TAGTGGAGTCAGTCCCCCAGTCATCCCCAGTGGGACGCTGGCGCTTCTTTATCAACCAGACCATTCGTCACAGAGACTCCCTGTCTAGCCAGGGTGCAGTCACACCACCACCAACTGCTGAGACTAAAATCCCACAGTCTCCTCAAAAGGATGAAG aaaaatatgCATCCCAGACTCTTGAATCCTTTATTGAAAAGGTTTCTTCGCCCCACAACACCCTCTCCTCTGCCTCATCTCCAGCCTCTGCTGTCACTGGCTCAGCCTCTGTAGCTGACACTGTGGCTTTTGAAACCATCTCTGGACAAGCCTCTGCTCTGGTCACTACCCCTTCAGTTGACCAGATTCCCAGTTCTCTTTCAACTACAGCAAAACCAACCCCTGCTAATATCCCCACTTTGAATGCCACTCCTGCTCTTATGTCTTCCCCAACCAACACCATAGTTTCCGGTAACCTAATCCCTGCAGTCACCAGTGTTTGCTCCACTCTAGGTCAGAGTTTAGAAGATGCATCAAGGCTATCAGCAGTCGAGAAGTCTTCAACCTCTTTTCATTCCACTCCTGTGGCTGCAGTGAGTCAGCTTCCCATTGAGGAGCAGCAGACATTTTCCCAAATGGCCACCACAGTGCCACTGCAATCACAGCTGCAGCTACAGCCTGCATCACAGCAACAAGCAACAACACAGTCACAGCTGTTAGCATTGCAGCTTGAACAACAGATACAGCAGTTAACACCAAAACAACAGCTATCGCAGTGCCATGAAAACCCAGATCAAAGTTTGCTGCAGCAAGAGCAGCCACTGCTGCAGGAACCACAACTGCTGCAAAGGCATACAGCTGTTCAACAACAACTTCCTGAGACATTGGTGTTGCCTCAGTCAATTCAAAGAGAGTTGCTTCAACCATCTGCACAGTCACTACAGATTCTGCAACCATTGCAGCAAACCCAGCCACCACAGCAGCAACCGTTGCAATATGCTGGACAAATGATTCAGGAGTCTCTGTTTCAGCAGCTACCACAACAAGTTCTGACACCTCAGGCTCTTATAGTCTCCCAGCAGCAGGAGCCACAGCATCAACAGGTGGTCTTGCAACAGATGatgcagcaaaagcaaatgttgcaacctcagctgcagcaacaacagcaCCAACTCTTCGTAAGTGTAGCAGCTCAAGGTCAAATGTTGCCCACATCCACAAGTCAACAGTTTCTCCAACAGCAGGCACAGCTAAATGTTACCCCTTTACCACAACATCAGATTTCACAACCGAGCCAAGTGCCTGCTGAGCCTGTGCAGCCACAGACACTGCTTCAACCCTCTGAGCAGCAACACGACGGGACTAAAACCACAGATTCATCTCagaagcagctgcagtttgCAAGTCAGACGCAGTCCTCTTTACAGATGTCTGAATCAGAGGTCTCTACAGGAGAGACGGAGGACACAGGCAGCTTTTCTGCCCCGCTTCACCCTTCATCTGATTCCTCTTTGCCTCCGCTCCACCTCGCCTCGGCTGAACCCCACCTACCCAGCCTTTCCCTAACAATGACACCATCCCCTGGTCAGCCGTCCTCCGTGGCTGAGTCAGACAGTGAAGGTCCCCCGAAAATTGAATTCGTTGATAACCGTATTAAGACTTTGGATGAAAAGCTGAGGAACTTATTGTATCAGGAGTATAGCAGTGGGGGAATGCTACCTGGAGCTGCCTCTATTCCTACATCAGCTGCGTCTATGTCAGTGGGAGGCGATGAGTCGTCTGAGCCCCAGTCACTCCAACGTTTGTCTTTTCGCTCACCGGCCACTTCCTCAGACACCTCCCCCCACACCCCATCCTCAACTACCTCCTCCACCACTCCCCGTTCCTCTTCTACCTCTCCTGATCCAGAGAGAGGTAGAGGGGAATATGAAGCTTTATCAGAAGTTGGAAACCTTGTTCTGTCTGAACCTGTTGAGCAGCAACCCATCCCCTCAGTCCCCTCTGCTTCGGCCTCATCCACCAAGCCCATTTCTTTCCGTGCTCCCAGTAAGGATGGTACTGCTGGATCCCAGCACTTACTTGTATCAGGAGAACCAACTGTACCT GCTGTACACCCACACTCTGACACCAGTGCCGTCGGAGATTCATCATGGCCTTTCAGTCAGCAACCGATCTCCCTTCAGCatggacagcagcagcacaatgcAGGAGGTGGATATTTTGGCCTAAACCTGACATGTCCTAGTATCAGAAATCCGGTTAGCAAGAAATCCTGGACTCGAAAATTCAAAAACTGGGCATGCAAACTGCGCCACTCCGCCAGCTTGTTCAAGAAGCCCAGAGTCCCACAAG aggGATATTTGTGCAGTGAGGCACTTGAAGATGACAAGAAGGAGACACCATTAAGCTCACCTCAGCTGTGCAAAGGTCGATTTCAG GTGAATCCAGTTCCCCAGACCTCCCCTCCAAAGGATCTGCCTTCGGGTCAAAGTAGCACTCATAGGAAAGTGGGACGTTTCTCTGTGACGCAGACCGTGACGAAAAAAGAAGACAGACAAACTGACAGCTCACCAGTGTCTCGTGATTTGGGACGCGACAGGAGGAAAACTCAGGCAAAAGAATGGGATAAAGAAGACTGCAAGATCACCCCATTGAAGGGCCACCCTTCTCGCGGTTTTGGACACAGCCACTCTCCACTTGGCAGCACTGACGATGATGATGAGAGTGAGCTGGAAGATGAAGGGCTTAGAAGAGAACTTCAGAAGCTCAGAGAAAA GCACATCAGAGAGGTTGTTTTCCTTCAAGCCCAGCAGAACAGAGAACTTCAAGAGCTCTACAGACAGCTTCGTTCTCTCAAAGACCAAAGACAAAGTTTACCTGCCTCTCTGTGCCgaactcctcctcttcctgctgcgcTGCCTGTCGTTTCTCCACGCAGGTCCCGGATGGCCAAAGCTAAGCTTCGCTCCCGGCCCCACTCTCACATGGACAACAATGGAGTTCCACACTCTG GGATTCAACAGTCGAGCAGTTTTTCGGGTGGCGAACAGGGTAGACTCCGCTCTGCAGTGCCTGATAGAAAAG ATCACAGCCCGTCAAGGAAAAGCACATTCACTGATGAACTGCACAAGCTTGTTGACAATTTTACAAAGGAGGCAGTAGGTCCTGCTCCAATCAAGCCATCtctgaatcaaatcaaacagaTCCAGCAGGTACAGGGAGGCTGGAGCCAGTCTGCAGAG GTGGGCCGACCAGGTTGGTTTCCAGCAGCCCAACTGAACCCCCAGGCACCCTTAGCCTCCTCTCCTTACACAGGTGGAGGAACCCTGACCACCCTGTCCTCTCCGGCTCCTCCACCCCAGCAATCACACATGTGTCAAGTACCGCAGATGCATCAGAGTTTACACCTCCATCAGCCTCCCCCCCTTCAGCAGATGACCTATCAGCAGTCTCCTATGTGCCAGCAAATGCCACAACCTCGGATGCAAACCTCCATACAGTCACAGGTGCAGCCCACCATCCTGCTGCCCCAACCAACACCTCAAAGCCAACCGCTGCTGCCTTCCCAAATCCAAATCCCGGTGTCCACGGCCACGTCGCTGCTGCATGGAGGTGGGCCCGCCGTACCCACTGACAGCACCGCAGTTATTGGGGGTGTATTTTGCTCCTGTTCCTCCCCCTCGTCTACCTGTTCCTCATCTTGCTCGACTGCTGCTCTACCTTCCAGTGCCAAAATTCACCCAACAAGCCCAACCTCTACTCTTCCTTTGGGGCAAAAATGA